One genomic segment of Arachis duranensis cultivar V14167 chromosome 4, aradu.V14167.gnm2.J7QH, whole genome shotgun sequence includes these proteins:
- the LOC107485254 gene encoding uncharacterized protein LOC107485254 has protein sequence MIHEKNKIGEEKKVIDEKNKIGEEEKVIEDNKLTEVDKDKIYFWATDDRLNKDETLCILKDIPRAMLVREDIMSMLPRHQINNMVLNYMVFFFNKLRPPSFDVYCINAFVLGEMFSHWGHLIKRKKKSYVLLPDDFGKNGDSFFEQKEIPKHRWLLVPCCYDFHWWLYAYDIYEKRLFILDSLYKEAKGDRVQLDIYASKLIQQMVSIAVPNYELPKNDLIPIYLNLPRQSNNYDCGLFVIKWVEMWNPSSIENNVSNMPEWDEFECVNLRKQLVIQMLTSLSNALLKDVINKSEKYRVVKPTPAQSSPYIVCNTDELMIECLGSAGKGFRKKTVAKKRRN, from the exons ATGAtacatgagaaaaacaaaataggggAAGAAAAAAAGGTGatagatgagaaaaataaaataggggaagaagaaaaggtgaTAGAGGATAATAAGTTAACAGAAGTAGATAAGGATAAGATATACTTTTGGGCAACAGACGATAGGTTGAACAAGGATGAGACTTTGTGCATCTTAAAAGATATACCTAGAGCAATGCTTGTTAGGGAGGATATCATGTCAATGTTGCCAAGACATCAGATAAACAATATG GTTTTGAATTATATGGTCTTTTTTTTCAACAAATTAAGGCCACCTAGCTTTGATGTCTATTGCATAAATGcttttgttttg GGAGAGATGTTCTCACATTGGGGACACTTgatcaaaagaaagaaaaaaagttatGTACTTCTTCCCGATGATTTTGGAAAGAATGGTGACAGCTTTTTTGAGCAAAAGGAAATTCCAAAACATAGATGG TTATTGGTGCCGTGTTGCTATGACTTTCACTGGTGGCTATATGCTTATGACATCTATGAAAAGAGACTTTTTATCTTGGATTCCTTGTATAAAGAGGCTAAAGGAGAtagggtgcagttagacatatATGCG AGCAAATTGATTCAACAAATGGTCTCGATAGCTGTGCCAAACTATGAGCTACCAAAGAATGACCTGATCCCAATTTATTTGAATCTTCCTAGACAATCAAATAA CTATGATTGCGGATTGTTTGTAATAAAATGGGTAGAAATGTGGAATCCTAGTAGTATTGAGAATAATGTCTCCAACATGCCAGAATGGGACGAA TTTGAATGCGTTAATCTAAGGAAGCAATTGGTCATCCAAATGCTTACATCACTTTCAAATGCACTTCTTAAGGATGTTATAAACAAATCAGAGAAATATAGAGTGGTAAAGCCAACTCCAGCTCAATCAAGTCCTTACATAGTATGTAATACTGATGAGTTGATGATTGAATGCCTTGGTTCGGCTGGGAAGGGGTTTAGAAAGAAAACTGTTGCTAAGAAGCGCAGAAACTGA
- the LOC107485253 gene encoding protein FAR-RED IMPAIRED RESPONSE 1-like codes for MDAREMLKYFTRMKEMNSDFYFDIELDQNKRLKTIFWADARSRAAYEYFGDIVSFDTTYKTNRYDMPFGSFVGVNHHGNSVLLGCGLLTKKNSGSFTWLFNAWLTCMHGKAPKGIITDQCLGIRAGIENVMLETRHRLCIWHITKKIPEKFKRHKRYEELQSDLNNIVWESISEDDFQNQWEDFLIEYGLEDNKWLSDIYEERHRWVPIFLDNFFWAGMRSTQRSESMHSYFDKFINNKSLLIQFVKQYDNCLGWKEQQEREADVEDYKSIIPCATNSLIEKQFQGAYTNAKFKEVQKQFRKKANCILHLMKAVSTSKVYSILEDVSTSKERVYEVNYNAETKDITCMCQMFESRGILCRHSLVVLGHERVREIPRRYILDRWSKLVKRRHSDIKSSHDPSLLNPKTERFDDLCSHSNSVAQFASQTKETSDILHRYLDMAMADCQKHVANSSSNANELDNLLTLEDGGKDGGKDALSIFIGGCIISIQDIKSPPYVFTKGCPTNRLGSEKDKMIKKKTEAKKRKSEITEKEDNQHIGDIQSLPFNEQLQDANYNVNERFESDSMGASMGGFMSLLNSIHSYQFSNVD; via the exons ATGGATGCTAGGGAGATGTTGAAGTATTTTACACGGATGAAGGAAATGAACtctgatttttattttgatattgaaCTTGATCAAAACAAGCGTCTCAAAACTATATTTTGGGCTGATGCTCGAAGTAGAGCAGCATATGAGTACTTCGGTGATATAGTTTCGTTTGATACTACTTATAAAACCAATCGTTATGATATGCCATTTGGTTCCTTTGTAGGGGTTAATCACCATGGTAACTCAGTACTTCTTGGGTGTGGTTTGTTGACTAAGAAAAATTCAGGCTCGTTTACTTGGTTATTTAATGCTTGGCTTACATGTATGCATGGAAAGGCTCCTAAAGGCATTATAACAGACCAATGCCTCGGAATACGAGCTGGAATTGAGAATGTGATGCTAGAGACACGTCATAGGTTATGCATTTGGCACATTACGAAAAAGATTccagaaaaattcaaaagacacaAGAGATATGAAGAGTTACAAagtgatttaaataatattgtttGGGAGTCTATTTCAGAagatgattttcaaaatcaatggGAAGATTTTCTGATTGAATATGGTTTAGAAGATAACAAATGGCTATCAG ATATCTATGAAGAAAGACATCGATGGGTTCCAATTTTTCTTGACAACTTTTTTTGGGCTGGTATGAGATCCACACAACGAAgtgagagcatgcattcatattttgacaaatttataaataacaagagcttgttgattcaATTTGTCAAACAATATGACAATTGCCTTGGATGGAAAGAGCAACAAGAAAGGGAGGCTGATGTTGAAGACTATAAATCAATAATACCTTGTGCCACTAATTCCTTAATAGAGAAGCAATTTCAAGGTGCCTATACTAATGCAAAGTTTAAGGAAGTACAAAAGCAATTTAGAAAGAAAGCAAATTGTATTTTGCACCTTATGAAAGCAGTTTCTACATCTAAAGTCTATTCTATTTTGGAGGATGTATCTACTTCTAAAGAGAGGGTTTATGAAGTTAACTACAATGCGGAAACGAAGGATATTACATGCATGTGTCAAATGTTTGAATCAAGAGGCATATTATGCCGTCATAGCTTGGTTGTCCTAGGGCATGAACGCGTGAGAGAAATTCCAAGAAGATACATTTTGGACCGTTGGAGCAAACTTGTGAAGCGAAGACATAGTGATATTAAGAGCAGCCATGATCCAAGTTTGTTGAATCCAAAAACAGAGAGGTTTGATGATTTATGCTCCCATTCGAACAGTGTTGCTCAATTTGCATCCCAAACAAAggaaacaagtgatatcttacaTCGTTATCTTGATATGGCTATGGCGGACTGTCAAAAGCATGTTGCTAACTCATCATCTAATGCCAATGAGTTAGATAATTTGCTTACATTAGAAGATGGTGGTAAAGATGGTGGTAAAGATGCACTGTCCATTTTTATAGGAGGTTGTATAATAAGCATTCAAGATATTAAAAGCCCTCCTTATGTGTTCACTAAGGGTTGTCCAACAAATAGGTTAGGATCTGAAAAAGACAAGATgataaaaaagaagaccgaggcaaagaagaggaaaagtgaGATAACCGAAAAAGAG GATAATCAACATATTGGAGATATTCAAAGTCTCCCTTTCAACGAACAG CTTCAAGATGCTAACTACAATGTTAATGAGAGATTTGAATCTGATTCAATGGGAGCATCAATGGGAGGATTCATGTCCTTATTGAACTCAATCCATTCATACCAATTCTCAAATGTCGATTGA
- the LOC127746675 gene encoding protein FAR1-RELATED SEQUENCE 5-like, which translates to MESVLEEQNIEDVPKVGMCFGTIEDANQFYQNYAKRVGFVTKIRFTRRVGKDKVPKNQMITCNREGKRKSRVSPIEKTNPRTNYNCPARISIRLNKEGLWIISKVCLDHSHPCDPEMAKLLTRNREMTMHMCRVIERNDEAGVRPRVSLI; encoded by the exons ATGGAATCAGTGTTAGAAGAACAGAATATTGAA GATGTGCCCAAGGTTGGCATGTGTTTTGGAACCATTGAAGATGCAAATCAATTTTATCAGAATTATGCTAAGCGCGTTGGTTTTGTTACTAAGATAAGGTTTACCCGAAGAGTTGGTAAAGATAAGGTTCCTAAGAATCAAATGATCACTTGCAATAGGGAGGGAAAACGCAAGTCTAGAGTTTCACCAATAGAAAAGACCAACCCTAGAACCAACTACAATTGCCCTGcaaggatttctattaggttGAATAAGGAGGGTCTTTGGATTATATCGAAGGTGTGCTTGGATCATTCACATCCTTGTGATCCAGAGATGGCAAAACTGTTGACACGTAATAGAGAGATGACTATGCACATGTGTCGAGTCATTGAGAGGAATGATGAAGCAGGTGTGAGACCAA GGGTTTCTCTAATATAA